The Orcinus orca chromosome 20, mOrcOrc1.1, whole genome shotgun sequence region CCCCAACTTCTTAGCCTGGCTTTCAAGGCCTTCCCAGGTCTaggcttccctccttccctgccttgtcgcccctcctctgcccagcctccctcccagaCAGCTCAGCTGCAGCCACGTCCTGCTGCACCTGTCTGAGTACCCTGGTCTGCAGAGGCCTGAGACAAGCCTTCCCGATGGACCTGCCATAAATCACCTAATTTCATTTGGAGAGGGAAGGATTGTCAGCCCAGGTAACCTTTGAAAAGGTTGGGGATTCCTTCCTGTTGCCAAGACATTTTATCTTTTGAGGCCCCTTAAACCCCAATTGCTCTGTGACAATGGCTCACTTTTCCTCCAGTTACCATGACTCCTCCTCTgagcccccgccccctgcagtggtTTCAGGTCACAGTCAGTTCACAGCTGTATCAGTTACAGATATGGGCTAAAAGGACCCCATGGATTCAAATCTTGGCCAATGCCTCTGCCCAGCTATGAGATCTTGGGTGAGTCTCTGTCCCCGTTTTCTCACTTGGGATAATACTGAGATCACCTCACAGGCCTGCTGAGATCATTATACATGTATAGTGCTAACTGCAGTGCCTGCCACGGCCGGGCAGTCAAATGTTTGCTGTTACTGTAGCTGTCAATAACTGGACGACCTCCAAGTATAGCAAGAACTCACCCTCCTTGCGGTGCTGCCTGCCTGGAATATTTTCTTCGTCTTCCACTAGCagatttctactttttcttcgaAGATTAACTCCTTTAGGAAGTCTCTGACTCCTGATCTACCATGGAGGTTTGTTCCCTGCTCTGGGATCCTACTGTCCCTGCACATCCCCGCTGCAGCTCTGAGGGTCCTGGGGCTGAGATCCATCTGCCCCCACTTGGGCAGGGCAGAGGCCTGATTCGTCTCTGGCCCCCAGCACACGGGAGGGAGGCCTTAGAACACCCAGGCTGAATAAATCAACAAGACATTCAGAGAGCAAGGCCATCTGTATTTGTGGGTGTTCCTCCTACCACACTGCGTGGCTCCTGGGGCAGAGCCCACGTCTGACTCATTCCTGGGTTTCCAACATCACCCACCTGCAGCTGAATACCGGGGTACCTACAGATTGCCCTCCACGTTGTCAAAAGTGAGATCAAGGAAGCCCAGAGAAGTCAAGTGCCTTCTTCCACCAGGCAGAGCCAAGTCCTGGGAGCCCAGAGTCCAGAGAAGGCTAGGGCTGGGGGGACAAGCAGAGGATGTGAAGAAGTATGTGACAGGGCCCAGCAGAGCTGGCACATGGTTGGGGCTCAGGAAAGGTTACCTGATGTTGCTGGGCACCAGGGTGATGCAAAGAGCCTTGGAGAACCCCGCTTTGCAACGCAGTGGGGTGACCGGGACACATCATATCGTGTCTCAGAGCTTCAGCGTCCCCTCAGGCAGAGAAAGGTGACGCCTGGTGGGGCCATTCTGAGGAGTGAGTGTGTAAGAGGCCAGGGTGGGTGAATGCTGGCACCCGGTGGGCGCCAGAGTGGCTTGCCAGGGCGTGGCCCCCTTTCTCCCCAGAGGTGCCCACACTTGATTCTGCAACCAAACTCTTTTATTGTTGCTCTTCAGCTGTGTCACACAAAGGCCGTGTCCAACTGTAACAGCCCGCTCGCTTCAGTGGCCCCCAGTGCCGCCTGGCACAGCTGCAGCGTGTCCACAAGTGCCAGTGGCTGGGATGTCTCGATGATGGCAATGGTCTCCCCGAGCTCGGTGCACATGATAGTCTGCTGAGGCtcggggggcggggcaggaggggGTGATCTGGGAGGCTGCAGTGTCATCGTCCGAGCTTGGGCGTGGACCCGCTGATGCAGTCGCAGGCCCGCCATGGCACGGAACCAGCGGCCGCAGGTCCCGCAGTAGTAGGGGCTCTTGTTGTAGAGACCGGTGATGGGGAGGCGGGGCGCACGGGCAAAGGCGACTGGCCGCAGGTGCAGCCTCCGGTGCTGCTGCAGGTTAGAGCTCTGCGTGAAGCGCTTGCCACAGTCCAGGCACTGGTAGGGACGCACACCCGTGTGGGTCAGCTGGTGGCGGCTGAGGTTGGCCAGAGAAGCAAAAGTCTTGCCACAGGAATGGCACTGGAAGGGCCTCTCGCCCGTGTGCGTCCGCAGATGGTTGCGCACATGGACCAGCTTCTTGAAGCCCTTGCCGCAGACACCACAGCGGTGTCGCCGCTCAGGGGGCCCATGGACCGCACGCCGGTGCCGGGAGAGCCGGGAGGCGGAGGCAAAAGACTTGGTGCACTGCGGGCAGGGCAGCTgggcaggtggggcagggggcagcacGGGGGGCGTGGGCTCGGCAGGAGCCGGGGAGgcggctgccgccgccgccgccgccatggGAGGTGCCCCACTCTTGCCGGCGTGAGTGCGCCGGTGGTAGAGGAACTTGGTCATGTTGCTGAATGTTTTGCCGCAGCGGCAGCGGTGCAGTGGGTTGGCGGTGTGGGCCCGCCGATGGGCCACCAACGTGAGTTCTGTGCTGAAGCCACGGCCGCAGTCCACGCAGAGGTAGCGGGCTTCGCCGCGGTGCAGCCGCAGGTGCTGCTCCAGTGAGGCTGCTTTCTTGAAGACCTTGGAGCAGGTCGTACATTCGTGTGTGCCACCAACATGGGCCCGCCCGTGAGCCAGAAGCCGGTTTGCCGAGCTGAAGCTGCGCTGGCACTGGCTGCAGTGGAAGGGGTGAGCCACTGACGCTGGGCCACGGGATGCCCGCCGGTGGCACCGGCGTGCCCCTGCTGAGGTGCAGCGTTGAGGACAATCCCCACAGCCCTGGGCCTCGCTGGCTGTGGACTTGTCAGCTCCCTTAGCATCATCACCAACCTCTGCTGCTGCCTCTTCCTCGTCCTCTGTCTCTTCGTCGTCATCTTCTTCATCctcaccctcctcctcctcctctagcCCATtgcgctcttctttctctagggaGTCAAAGTGAGTGCCCTGGTGCTCCAAGAACTCCTCAGGGGTGGTACACAGGGCAGAGCACTCAGGACACTCATAGGGCTCCATCTTGACTTCGGGTGGagcagggggtggaggtggggaggggaggggaggcagaggaggCGGCACCGGAGGTTTAGCTGCTGCAGCAGCAGAAAGGTGCCGGGCCTTCCGATGAGCCACCCACAGCTCAGGCGAGGGAAACAGCTCCTGGCAGTCTCCACACTGGTACTGGATCTGGCTTGCAGACTCCCGCAGGTGGGCATCCTGGTGGGCCAGGAGCTCGCTGGGGGAGAGGATGAGCTGGCTGCACTCACCGCACTGGAAAGGCCcatcctcagtgcctggcaccagCTCCGGCTCCAGGCCAGTGTCCTGGGTGGTCAGCGCCTCCTCCTCTGTGACAGTGGGCACATGCTGCTCCTGGTGTGACAGGACTTCTTCCAGTGTGTTGTAGAGGCTGCCACATTCAGAGCACATGAACTGGAAGAAGAGGGATGAGGCAAGGGCCTCCCCAGGTGTCATCTCAGTCACCTCCGTTAACATCTCCATTTTCTCCCCTAACGTCGGTGTTGACATCTCCACTGCCCCTGGTGACATCTGTGTTGGCATCTCAGCCACTTCAGCTGCCTCAGCCACCACCTCTGCCATTGTGCAAAAGGCAGTACCTGGAGAAAGAAGGGAGTGCCTAGTGAGACCTGGAACTCAAGGGGAGGGGGGATGTCTCAGGAGTTCCCTTGCCCATCCCATCACTCACCAGCCTCTAACAATCAGCAAGTCTGGATCCAATATTTATATCTCAGTCTTCAGTGAGCCTGTGACCCTGTAGCTGAACTGCACCCCATGGCAGCCAGGTATCTGCAGAAGAGAGACAGCCCTTCTCAGTCTGGCCTCTGATGCCACCCTCCTTACCCAGAGGGCTGGTCACACCCTTTCCAAGAACAGAATGTGTCTTTTGGGGTCTCTTGGCCTTGGCCTGTGCAGTTTCCTCTCTGTGCAGCATCTTTCCTCTATCTACTTGTACACAGAAAGATGTAGCAAGGTGTttaagagcataggctctggacaaGACTGCCCTTGGGTTGAATCTGAGCTCCACCACTTACTTCATCTCGCAGAGACTGcattctcatctgtgaaatggactaAAAGTAGTACTGACCACACAGTCCCTGGTACTTTGTAAAGCTTAGATAGAACCATTACTTGTAATTCTCCAGAAATGTTGTTTTTGAACCCTAAGTCTTTGATGCTGCTATTCCTTCTGCCAACGaagttctctcttcttttctagcAAACTCTACATCCACAGGGTGGTGGCCACTCCCTCCTCCTTGGGGTTCTTACAGTATACCGTGCCACCTCCATCATAGCAAATATCATGAACTTGGGATAGAGTCTGTGCTCCTCTCACCAGACTGAGCCTGCCGGCAGGGCAGGTCTGATTTATTGTAGGGGCTGCTGTCACCAACAAAGCCACTGACCAAGGACAGGGATTTTAACTTTTGAACTTCCTCTACGTGCCCCATCTCTCCCTCTACAGGTGTGGGCTCAACCTAACGCAGACCCCTTCACACAACAGGGGCCCAGAGTCCCTACAGCAAATGACTGCCGCCCATGCAGGCCTAAGCAGTAATGTTCCAGATATAATCCCCACCACCTCCATCTCTTCTTCAACTCATCTGTTAGTGCCAGAGGGCAGGTGGAGTTCAGCTTCCAGCTCTGCACACAAAAGTTGCTCATGTGTAGCTAGCTCCCAGGGGTCTCAATAAGCACTGAGAAGATTTGGTGAATGAATTATGCTCCCTCCAGGAAGTGTGGCCCCGAGAGTTTAACTGTCCTTGTGCACATTCCACTTTTCCCACCAGACCAGCCCTCCTATTAGACTGTGAATTCCCACAAGAACGAggcccagcacagggccctgCTATCAGCTGCTTTCCAGTAAATGCTCTTAAGTAAATGATTCGCAGAAAGGCCAAGAGCTAAACTTTCCAACTCCCTCACTAATTTCTGAGTTGCTCAGGCCCTGGCACACAAAAGCCATTCAATAACGGACCTTCCTGGAAACAGCCAACCAGAGGCCTGACACTTCAGCTTTGCATCGTTCACAGCACCACTCCCCACAGAGAACTCCCCTCCAGCGAGGCCCAGTGCCTGGCGCAAGGCTTACGCAAAATAGGCAACCAGTAAATGTCTAGAAGATGGCCCGAAGGACCCGATATTTGGACTTTCCTAGTCTGCATTCCCCATTTCCCAATCCTGGACTGTGAATTATTGGGGGAACGGATGGGTTTTTGTTATACAGTAAACCAATAAAAGTCCTTCCAGGAAAGAACCCACCAGGGCCCTGGAAGTTCAACTTTCCTGAGACACATCCCTTTTCTCTGACCAGACTTATCAACTACGCAACCTGAGAGTTCCCTGCAAACGGTGGGGGCCGGGCGAGCTCGAGCGTAGGGTCCGGAACACCTCAGGCGCTCTATCAACGGTCCAGGGCACAGAGGAAGCAGCACTCTCTTTCCACGCCGCGTCGCTCCCGCCCTAGCGCAGGCCCCAAAGCTCCTCGACCCCCGGAGTCCCCCTCGTTCTCCCTCCGCCCTCTCCGTAAGCCCAGCTCTCTCTTCCCCGGCCCGCCCCGCGGCGCCCTCACCCGTCTCTCtcgcctcctgcagccccgccgcTCTT contains the following coding sequences:
- the ZNF526 gene encoding zinc finger protein 526: MAEVVAEAAEVAEMPTQMSPGAVEMSTPTLGEKMEMLTEVTEMTPGEALASSLFFQFMCSECGSLYNTLEEVLSHQEQHVPTVTEEEALTTQDTGLEPELVPGTEDGPFQCGECSQLILSPSELLAHQDAHLRESASQIQYQCGDCQELFPSPELWVAHRKARHLSAAAAAKPPVPPPLPPLPSPPPPPAPPEVKMEPYECPECSALCTTPEEFLEHQGTHFDSLEKEERNGLEEEEEGEDEEDDDEETEDEEEAAAEVGDDAKGADKSTASEAQGCGDCPQRCTSAGARRCHRRASRGPASVAHPFHCSQCQRSFSSANRLLAHGRAHVGGTHECTTCSKVFKKAASLEQHLRLHRGEARYLCVDCGRGFSTELTLVAHRRAHTANPLHRCRCGKTFSNMTKFLYHRRTHAGKSGAPPMAAAAAAAASPAPAEPTPPVLPPAPPAQLPCPQCTKSFASASRLSRHRRAVHGPPERRHRCGVCGKGFKKLVHVRNHLRTHTGERPFQCHSCGKTFASLANLSRHQLTHTGVRPYQCLDCGKRFTQSSNLQQHRRLHLRPVAFARAPRLPITGLYNKSPYYCGTCGRWFRAMAGLRLHQRVHAQARTMTLQPPRSPPPAPPPEPQQTIMCTELGETIAIIETSQPLALVDTLQLCQAALGATEASGLLQLDTAFV